One part of the Lytechinus pictus isolate F3 Inbred chromosome 3, Lp3.0, whole genome shotgun sequence genome encodes these proteins:
- the LOC129255849 gene encoding zinc phosphodiesterase ELAC protein 1-like, translating into MDITFLGTASAHPSPTRGVSGTVVKSDGEAWLVDCGEGTQIQLMKSSVKPGRITKIFITHLHGDHSFGLPGLLCTLNTAFHDPDREGSIMEIYGPQGLRKYVRVSLELSRSEMSYSYVVHELQVPDTDHPHDWKSWKPSHEAEGSLHPNEKAGRNITMNADGIYNLHEDDHHIIRAAPLTHRVPCFGYVFLEKPQPGRLDAEMLRSRGIPPGPLYARVKAGQEIEAPDGSVIKPQDVVGPTRPGRKIVILGDTKESSRIVPIAMNADVLVHEATVADELHDICIERGHSTPAMAGQFAAQIQCKHLVISHFSQRYYPLSRQCKEGDETVQKLLDQTRATFPGGKVTAAEDFMTISVPARK; encoded by the exons ATGGACATAACTTTTTTAGGAACAGCATCCGCTCATCCATCACCTACTCGGGGAGTGTCAGGCACGGTGGTAAAGAGTG atGGAGAGGCATGGCTTGTAGATTGTGGTGAAGGCACCCAGATTCAGTTAATGAAAAGCTCAGTCAAGCCTGGTCGCATCACCAAGATTTTCATCACGCATCTCCATGGTGACCACTCGTTTGGATTGCCGGGTCTATTATGCACCCTCAACACAGCTTTCCATGATCCGGACAGAGAGGGCAGTATTATGGAGATATATGGTCCTCAG GGTTTAAGAAAGTATGTCCGTGTGAGCTTGGAACTGTCAAGATCAGAGATGTCATACTCCTATGTGGTACATGAGCTTCAGGTTCCAGATACTGACCATCCCCACGACTGGAAG TCTTGGAAGCCATCGCATGAGGCAGAGGGTTCATTGCATCCGAATGAAAAGGCAGGAAGAAATATCACTATGAATGCTGATGGCATTTACAATCT ACATGAAGATGATCATCATATCATACGTGCTGCCCCTCTGACTCACCGGGTTCCTTGCTTTGGATATGTGTTTCTGGAGAAGCCTCAACCAGGCAG GTTAGATGCTGAGATGCTCCGGAGTAGGGGGATCCCCCCAGGTCCACTGTATGCCAGAGTCAAAGCAGGTCAAGAGATAGAAGCTCCTGATGGCTCAGTCATCAAACCACAAGATGTGGTAGGACCAACAAGACCAGGAAGAAAGATAG TGATCCTTGGAGACACTAAGGAATCCTCAAGAATCGTTCCCATTGCCATGAATGCAGATGTCCTGGTTCATGAGGCTACTGTAGCGGACGAACTTCATGATATATGCATTGAGAGAGGACACTCCACCCCAG CCATGGCTGGTCAGTTTGCTGCACAGATCCAATGCAAGCATCTAGTCATCAGTCATTTCAGCCAGAGATATTACCCATTATCACGTCAATGCAAG GAAGGGGATGAGACTGTTCAGAAACTTCTTGATCAGACAAGAGCAACATTTCCAGGAGGGAAGGTGACTGCAGCAGAGGACTTCATGACCATCTCTGTCCCTGCCAGAAAGTGA